One Glutamicibacter halophytocola DNA segment encodes these proteins:
- a CDS encoding nucleobase:cation symporter-2 family protein: MSTRPEDERLSPGRTVAYGFQHVLTMYGGIIAPPLVMGGAAGMDTAQMGVLVACCLFIGGLATILQTLGIPFFGAQLPLVQGTSFSGVATMIAILNGGGGMPAVFGAVLASGAIGILIAPFFAKLLRFFPPVVTGVVITIIGVSLFPVTADWAMGGSAAGDSYGSMKNIALAAITLLILLALSKSGVAAFSRLSILLSIALGTLVAVLMGMADFSQALAGEIFAVPAPFAFGAPVFEVSAIISMMIVILVTYTETTADMLAVAEITGSKVDSRRIANGLRADMLSSAVGPIFNTFTQSAFAQNVGLVAITGVKSRFVVAAGGGILVVLGLLPVLGRVIASIPQPVLGGAGVVLFGSVAAAGIRTLAKAKEDNMNMLIIATSLAFGCIPMVKPDFYAAFPAWVGTIFQSSISSATIMAVLLNIIFNELNWGKKETSQRSVYKHQLEGLADGDHLVGGKLYDQQGLEVQIIAEQPGQAGDRPMPQG; encoded by the coding sequence ATGAGCACCAGACCCGAAGACGAACGCCTGAGCCCCGGCCGCACCGTGGCCTACGGCTTCCAGCACGTGCTGACCATGTACGGCGGAATCATCGCCCCGCCGCTGGTCATGGGCGGGGCGGCCGGCATGGACACCGCGCAGATGGGCGTGCTGGTGGCCTGCTGCCTGTTCATCGGCGGCCTGGCCACGATCCTGCAGACCCTGGGCATCCCGTTCTTCGGCGCCCAGCTGCCGCTGGTGCAGGGCACGTCCTTCTCCGGGGTGGCCACCATGATCGCCATCCTCAATGGCGGCGGGGGGATGCCCGCGGTTTTTGGCGCGGTGCTCGCCTCGGGCGCGATCGGCATCCTGATCGCCCCGTTCTTCGCCAAGCTGCTGCGCTTCTTCCCGCCGGTGGTCACCGGCGTGGTCATCACCATCATCGGCGTCTCGCTCTTCCCGGTCACCGCGGATTGGGCCATGGGCGGGTCGGCCGCCGGCGATAGCTACGGGTCGATGAAAAACATCGCCCTGGCCGCGATCACCCTGCTGATCCTGCTGGCCTTGTCCAAGTCCGGGGTGGCCGCCTTCTCGCGCCTCTCGATCCTGCTCTCCATCGCCCTGGGCACCCTGGTGGCCGTTCTCATGGGCATGGCCGACTTCTCGCAGGCGCTCGCCGGCGAGATCTTCGCGGTGCCGGCGCCCTTCGCCTTTGGCGCACCGGTCTTCGAAGTCAGCGCCATCATCTCGATGATGATCGTCATCCTGGTGACCTACACCGAGACCACCGCCGACATGCTCGCGGTCGCCGAAATCACCGGCTCCAAGGTGGATTCGCGCCGCATCGCCAACGGCCTGCGCGCCGACATGCTCTCCTCGGCGGTCGGCCCGATCTTCAATACCTTCACCCAGTCGGCCTTCGCGCAGAATGTCGGCCTGGTCGCGATCACCGGGGTGAAAAGCCGCTTTGTGGTCGCTGCCGGTGGCGGCATCCTCGTGGTCCTGGGCCTGCTGCCGGTGCTTGGCCGCGTCATCGCCTCGATCCCGCAGCCGGTGCTCGGCGGCGCCGGCGTGGTGCTCTTCGGCTCGGTCGCCGCTGCCGGCATCCGCACCCTGGCCAAGGCCAAGGAGGACAACATGAACATGCTGATCATCGCGACCTCGCTGGCCTTTGGCTGCATCCCGATGGTCAAGCCCGACTTCTATGCCGCCTTCCCCGCCTGGGTGGGCACGATTTTCCAATCGAGCATTTCCTCGGCGACGATCATGGCCGTGCTGCTGAACATCATCTTCAACGAGCTGAACTGGGGCAAGAAGGAAACCTCGCAGCGTTCCGTCTACAAGCACCAGCTTGAGGGGCTGGCCGACGGCGATCACCTCGTGGGCGGCAAGCTCTACGACCAGCAGGGACTGGAAGTGCAAATCATCGCCGAGCAGCCCGGCCAGGCCGGCGATCGGCCGATGCCCCAGGGCTAG
- a CDS encoding FdhF/YdeP family oxidoreductase, producing MHRSAPKKDINEDDLKVSEPAHAAAGLKAVMVSMERGFSQAGASRTLRSMLRVNQHGGFDCPGCAWPESITERRKPAEFCENGAKAIAEEASARTVTPEWFAQHSIEDLRDKTEYWLGSQGRITTPMIIHEGESHYQPISWAQAFSTIAEHVNATTSDRCVFYTSGRTANETAFMYQLLARSLGTNNLPDCSNMCHESSGTALNPTIGIGKGTVSLEDFEHTELIFVVGQNPGTNHPRMLSALADARKRGARVVAINPLPEAGFFGFKDPQTVGGMLGKAEPVASDFLQIKVGGDLALFQAFGHLLLEEEKKNPGSVVDHEFIAQVTDGFDAYRAARATVDWEATEEATGLSREQITEIAQLLIKSKATIICWALGLTQQPHSVPTLKEIINLLLMQGNFGKPGAGACPVRGHSNVQGDRTMGIWEKPTEKLLASIDAEFGISSPRAHGYDSTETLHAFEKDEVDVFVSMGGNFALANSDTEALEAGMQRAKLTVHISTKPNRSHVVHGKTSLILPTLGRTDKDDKHPGGAQFLSVEDSMSVIKSTRGRLTPVSEHLLAEPVIVARMAQAILGEDHPVNWRAMAEDYDVIRDHIEKVLPGFENFNARVREKNGFVLPNPPRDTRSFATDIGKGRFTVSDFEALKAPEGHLILQTMRSHDQYNTTFYGLDDRYRGIKDGRRVILVNPEDLEQTGFKDRDLVDVISTFAGTERRANRFRLVSYPTAKGCVAAYYPEANALVHRDLVARESNTPGFKAMMVRFVEHTQQPGRTLDS from the coding sequence ATGCATCGTTCGGCACCTAAAAAAGACATCAACGAGGATGATCTGAAAGTCAGCGAACCTGCCCATGCCGCCGCGGGCCTCAAAGCGGTCATGGTCTCCATGGAGCGCGGCTTCAGCCAGGCCGGAGCATCGCGCACCCTGCGCTCGATGCTGCGGGTGAACCAGCATGGCGGCTTCGACTGCCCGGGCTGCGCCTGGCCCGAATCCATCACCGAACGCCGCAAGCCGGCCGAATTCTGCGAAAACGGCGCCAAGGCCATCGCCGAAGAAGCCAGCGCCCGCACCGTCACCCCCGAATGGTTTGCCCAGCACTCCATCGAGGACCTGCGCGACAAGACCGAATACTGGCTGGGCTCCCAGGGCCGGATCACCACCCCGATGATCATCCACGAGGGCGAGAGCCACTACCAGCCGATCAGCTGGGCGCAGGCCTTTTCCACCATCGCGGAGCACGTGAACGCCACCACCTCCGATCGCTGCGTGTTCTACACCTCCGGGCGCACCGCCAACGAGACCGCGTTCATGTACCAGCTGCTCGCCCGTTCGCTGGGCACCAATAACCTTCCGGACTGCTCGAACATGTGCCACGAATCCTCGGGCACCGCACTGAATCCGACGATCGGCATCGGCAAGGGCACCGTCTCGCTGGAGGACTTCGAGCACACCGAGCTGATTTTTGTGGTTGGCCAGAACCCGGGCACCAACCACCCGCGCATGCTCTCCGCGCTGGCCGACGCGCGCAAGCGCGGGGCCCGCGTGGTCGCGATCAACCCGCTGCCCGAAGCCGGCTTCTTCGGCTTCAAGGATCCGCAGACCGTGGGCGGCATGCTGGGCAAGGCCGAGCCGGTGGCCAGCGACTTCCTGCAGATCAAGGTCGGCGGGGATCTGGCCCTGTTCCAGGCCTTCGGCCACCTGCTGCTCGAAGAGGAGAAGAAGAACCCGGGCAGCGTGGTGGACCACGAGTTCATCGCCCAGGTGACCGACGGATTCGACGCCTACCGCGCAGCGCGTGCCACCGTGGACTGGGAAGCCACCGAAGAGGCCACGGGCCTGAGTCGCGAGCAGATCACCGAGATCGCGCAGCTGCTGATCAAGTCCAAGGCCACCATCATCTGCTGGGCGCTGGGGTTGACCCAGCAGCCGCACTCGGTGCCGACGCTGAAGGAAATCATCAACCTGCTGCTGATGCAGGGCAACTTCGGCAAGCCCGGCGCCGGCGCCTGCCCGGTGCGCGGCCACTCCAACGTCCAGGGTGATCGCACCATGGGCATCTGGGAGAAGCCCACCGAGAAGCTGCTGGCCTCGATCGACGCCGAATTCGGCATCAGCTCCCCGCGCGCCCACGGCTACGACTCCACCGAAACCCTGCACGCCTTCGAAAAGGACGAGGTAGACGTGTTCGTCTCCATGGGCGGCAACTTCGCGCTGGCCAACTCGGACACCGAAGCGCTGGAAGCGGGCATGCAGCGGGCCAAGCTGACCGTGCACATCTCCACCAAGCCCAACCGCTCGCATGTGGTGCACGGCAAGACCTCGCTGATCCTGCCCACCCTGGGCCGCACCGACAAGGACGACAAGCACCCGGGCGGGGCGCAGTTCCTCTCGGTGGAGGACTCCATGTCGGTCATCAAGTCCACCCGCGGACGGCTCACCCCGGTCTCCGAGCACCTGCTGGCCGAACCGGTGATCGTCGCCCGCATGGCCCAGGCGATCCTGGGCGAGGACCACCCGGTCAACTGGCGCGCCATGGCCGAGGACTACGACGTGATCCGCGACCACATCGAGAAGGTGCTGCCCGGCTTCGAGAACTTCAACGCCCGGGTGCGCGAAAAGAACGGCTTCGTGCTGCCCAACCCGCCGCGCGACACCCGCTCCTTCGCCACCGACATCGGCAAGGGCCGGTTCACCGTCTCGGACTTCGAGGCGCTGAAAGCCCCCGAGGGACACCTGATCCTGCAGACCATGCGCAGCCACGACCAGTACAACACCACCTTCTACGGGCTCGATGACCGCTATCGCGGCATCAAGGACGGCCGCCGGGTCATCCTGGTCAACCCGGAAGACCTGGAGCAGACCGGGTTCAAGGACCGCGACCTGGTCGACGTGATCTCCACCTTCGCCGGCACCGAGCGCCGCGCCAACCGCTTCCGGCTGGTCTCCTACCCGACGGCCAAGGGCTGCGTGGCGGCCTACTACCCGGAGGCGAACGCGCTGGTGCACCGCGATCTGGTGGCCCGCGAATCGAACACCCCGGGCTTCAAGGCCATGATGGTGCGCTTCGTGGAGCACACCCAGCAGCCCGGGCGCACGCTGGATAGCTGA
- the fdhD gene encoding formate dehydrogenase accessory sulfurtransferase FdhD encodes MGRKIVRRRVIRATREGGWRPREEKLAGEEPLEIRFGHTSYTTSMRTPGDDFDMVAGFLVGEGVIRASEQLLSLRYCAGTDEEGNQTFNVIEVQLGPGATPPDAAKARNVVTSSACGICGTNSIDEVRKKAGFELDASAGSIELETLLDLPDTLRESQKLFSSTGGVHAAGLFSTAGELLILREDVGRHNAVDKVIGAALRSGMLPLKDTVLQVSGRASFELVQKAAMAGIPLLTAVSAPSSLAVDLADETGLTLAAFSRKHSVNIYTHAHRINKA; translated from the coding sequence ATGGGCCGTAAGATCGTTCGCCGCCGGGTTATTCGCGCCACGCGAGAGGGCGGCTGGCGCCCGCGCGAGGAGAAACTGGCCGGCGAGGAACCGCTGGAAATCCGTTTCGGGCATACCTCGTACACCACCTCGATGCGCACCCCGGGCGACGATTTCGACATGGTCGCCGGGTTCCTTGTGGGCGAGGGCGTGATCCGGGCCTCCGAGCAGCTGCTTTCCCTGCGCTACTGCGCGGGCACCGATGAGGAAGGCAACCAGACCTTCAATGTCATCGAGGTGCAGCTGGGTCCCGGGGCCACGCCCCCGGATGCGGCGAAGGCGCGCAATGTGGTGACCAGTTCGGCCTGCGGGATCTGCGGCACCAACTCGATTGACGAGGTGCGCAAGAAGGCCGGGTTCGAGCTGGATGCCTCGGCCGGGTCGATCGAACTGGAGACCTTGCTGGATTTGCCCGACACCCTGCGCGAGTCGCAGAAGCTGTTCTCTTCCACCGGGGGAGTGCACGCGGCGGGGCTGTTTTCCACCGCCGGCGAATTGCTGATCCTGCGCGAGGACGTGGGGCGGCATAATGCGGTGGACAAGGTGATTGGGGCGGCGTTGCGCTCCGGAATGCTGCCGCTGAAGGATACGGTGCTGCAGGTTTCCGGACGCGCCTCCTTCGAACTGGTGCAGAAGGCGGCGATGGCCGGAATTCCGCTGCTCACCGCGGTCAGCGCGCCTTCCTCCCTGGCCGTGGATCTGGCGGATGAGACGGGCCTGACGCTGGCGGCTTTTTCGCGCAAGCACAGCGTGAACATTTATACACATGCGCATCGGATCAATAAGGCGTAG